The genome window AAGCCCTGGAAAAGAAATAAACCATTATTTTGTTCCTCAAAGATGGCAGCTTGTTCAGGCTGCCATCTTTTTTTAAAAGAAATGCTACTGCATCAAAATATTTAGGTTGAAAACGAGCCGTTCAACGGATATAATTCATCCATGAGCAAAAATCCCATAAACCGGCACTGGCCCAGGGCCAGGACCAAAACGGTCAAGATCGGCGGGATCTCGATCGGTGGGACCAATCAGGTCGCCATCCAGTCCATGACCACAACCGGAACCGCCGACCATAAATCCACCCTGGCCCAGATCAAACGGCTGGAGAAGGCAGGCTGTCAGATCATCCGCCTGGCCGTGCCCGATCAGGAAGCAGCCCGGGCCTTAAAACAGATCCGGCAGGGGACCAAACTGCCGCTGGTGGCCGACATTCATTTTGACCACCGCCTGGCATTGCTGGCCCTGGAGGCCGGGGTCGACAAGCTGCGGATAAATCCCGGCAACATCGGCTCCCGGGACAAGATCAAACAGGTGGTCAGGGCCGCCGCCCGGAGGGGCGTTCCCATCAGGATCGGGGTCAATGCCGGGTCGCTGGAAAAGGACATCCTGGCCAGGCACGGCCGGCCCACCGCCGCCGGGCTGGTGGAAAGCGCTTTGAGGCATATTTTGATACTGGAAGACCTGGACTTTACCGATATTGTGATCTCGCTCAAGGGCTCGGAAGTGCCAATGACCATCGAGGCTTATCGTATAATGTCCCGAAGATCCAAATATCCCCTGCATCTGGGGATCACTGAGGCCGGCACGGCCTATGCCGGGGCCATCCGCTCGGCGGTGGGGATAGGATCGCTCCTGTCACAGGGCATCGGGGATACCATCCGGGTCTCGCTTTCCGGCGATCCGGTGAAGGAAGTGGAGGCGGCCCGGATAATCCTGCAGTCCCTGGACCTGGGAAGTTTTGGGCCGGTGGTGCTGGCCTGTCCCACCTGCGGCCGGGCCAGGATAGATGTGGCCAGGATCGCCGGCCAGGTGGAGAGAAAGATCAAGAACATCATAACCCCGTTGAAGATCGCAGTGATGGGATGCGCCGTCAACGGGCCGGGCGAGGCCCGCCAGGCCGATCTAGGGATCGCTGGCGGCAGCAACGGGAAGGGGCTGCTGTTCAAAAAGGGGAAGGTAGTGGAAACGGTTGCCGAAAATATGATGATCGAAAGACTGCTGGCTGAGATCGGTAAAATGTCTCCCAAATAAAACCCCGGAAAATTAAGGAGGGATCATGGCCTCGGGTAAAAAAATATTCTTCATAGTCCTGATCGCGGCAGGAGTGCTGCTGTTCGGGCTGACCATGGCGGCCATCGTCTGGTCATCATTCTCCCAGAGCGGCGGGATGGAGGTCAGCTACGGGAAATACGTGGGGATCGTGGAAGTGAACGGGGCCATAGTTTCCCCGGATGAGACGGTCAACCTCATAAAAAAATACCGGGACAACAGCGCCATCAAGGCCATAGTGCTGAGGGTCCAGAGCCCGGGGGGCGGGGTGGCGGCTTCCCAGGAGATCTACCAGGCCGTCAAGAACGCCAGGTCCGTCAAACCGGTGGTCTGCTCCATGGGCGAGGTGGCGGCCTCGGGCGGATATTACATAGCCTGCGCCTGCGATTCGATAGTGGCCAATCCCGGCACCCTGACCGGTTCCATCGGGGTGATCATGGAATTCATGGTGGCCGAGGAACTGATCAAAAAAGTGGGGCTGAAATTCGAAGTGCTGAAGGCCGGCCAGAACAAGGATCTGGGCTCCCCATTCCGCCAGATGACGCCGGAGGAAAGGGCACTGCTCCAAAGCATGATTGACGACGTTCACGGCCAGTTCATAGAGGCCGTGGCCGAGGGCCGGCAGCTTTCCCCCGACTCGGTCAGATCCTTCGCCGACGGCCGGGTGTTCAGCGGGCGCCAGGCCCTGGCCCTGCGGCTGGTGGACAAGATGGGAACGCTGGAGGATGCCATTACCCTGGCGGCCGGGATGGCCGGATTAAAAGAAAAACCGAAGATCTTCCGGGAGCGCAAAAAAAAGCCCACCCTGTTCGACCTGCTGGTGAAAGGGGTGGATGAGATCACGAACCTGGACAACAGCGGGGTGCGGCTGCAGTACCGTCTGGTCCGTTAAAATAATCGTTTTATAATCTTGACATATTTTGTTTCTTTGAGTATAATTACCAACAATGCGGGCGTAGCTCAGTGATAGAGTGCCACCTTGCCAAGGTGGACGTCGAGGGTTTAAATCCCTTCGCCCGCTCCATAAAGATCAAGCGAATCCCTCCCTATTTGGGGAGGGATTTTTTATGGGGGAAATGGCCCAACTTAACAACAATTAAACAAACAGCCCCTTCCCGGTTTATCGGGAAGGGGCTGAACTTGATGGCTGGTGCCGAGGGTCGGAGTCGAACCGACACGATCTGTAGATCGAGGGATTTTAAGTCCCTTGCGTCTGCCAGTTCCGCCACCCCGGCATTAGAAAATCTTAGGAGCAAAGCGAGTTAGAATTTCTTATGGCCGCCTCAGGCGGGTAGGATACCTATGTGTTTAACTGGAGGCGGCTAGCGGGTTCGAACCGCTGAATAACGGTTTTGCAGACCGTCGCCTTACCACTTGGCTAAGCCGCCTTGCTTTTATATTTGTACTTCCTTGTCCCGAGGCGAGCTCCTTGCCTGGCTGGCGAGGGGCCGCCTAAATATAAGTGCTAATTTTAGCAGTTTTCCGGAGATAAGTCAAGAAAATCAAGCTTAAGTGGCCGGCTGAAGAAGTCTTTATTTGCTTGACTGCAAGGCCAATTTGAAATATACTTGAACAGCCACAGAAACGCCAATAAACCACGGGAGGTTAACGCCATGAAGAATATCCTGAGGATCATTCTGCCAATATTTGTGCTGGCTTCATCGGCCGCTGCGGGCCAGGATGACAGGGAGATAAGCCTGACCGTATACAACAACAATCTTGGGTTGGTAAGCGAGGTCCGGCAGCTGAGCCTGAAAAAAGGGACTTCTGAGATCAAGATCACAGATGTCCCATCCCAGATCGACGCGACCTCGGTCTTTTTCCAGTCTTTGTCCGATCCCGACAAGGTGGCGGTACTGGAGCAGAATTACCAGTATGACCTGGTGGGGGCCGCCAAGCTGCTGGAGCGTTACATAGACCAGAATATCAAGGCCTATGGAGCCGGGGGCAAGGTCTATGAAGGAAAACTTTTGGCCTACGACGGGGCCGGCATCGTATTGAACACCGGCGGCAACATCATCACCCTGAGGCTGACCGATAACCTCCAGAACTTTGAGTTCCCCAACCTGCCCCAGGGCCTGATCACCAGGCCCACCCTGATGTGGCTGGTGGACAACCAGGGCCCGGCCTCCCAAAAGTGCCGGATTTCATACCTGACCGCCGGGATCTCCTGGCACGCCGAATATGTGGCGCTGCTGGCGGAGGATGAGAAGACGCTGGACCTGGGAGCCTGGGTCTCGCTGGAGAACAACTCCGGAGCGTCTTTTCAGCAGGCCAGGCTTAAGCTGGTGGCGGGGGACGTCAACCGGGCCCAAGGGCCGCAACGGCGCTATCCCTCGGCCAAGGCCGATCTCCAGTCGGCCTCTCCGCAGTTTGAAGAAGAGAGTTTTTTCGAATATCATCTTTACACCCTGCAGCGCAAAGCCACCGTGGCCAATAACGAGGTCAAGCAGATATCCCTTTTCCCCAACACCAGGGCCGACTGCAAAAAACTTTTCACCTATGACGGGGCCGGCAGCGGCAAAAAGGTAGCGGTCCAGCTGGAGTTCAAGAACGAAAAAGGATCCGGGCTGGGGATGCCCCTGCCGGCCGGAAAGATAAGGGTCTATAAAAAGGACGACGGCCAAAGCCAGCAGTTCGTGGGCGAGGACCGGATCGAGCACACCCCCAAGGACGAGAAGGTGCGGATCACTTTGGGCAGCGCCTTTGACATAGTGGGAGAGCGTACTCCCAGGGAATACAAGCGGATCAACGAAAGGACCCAGGAGCAGTCGGTGGAGGTCAAACTGCGCAACCACAAGAATGAAGGGGTCGAGATCATCGTGGTGGAGCACCTTTCCGGGGACTGGGATATCAGGTCCAAGACCCACGAATTCAAAAAAAGGGACGCCCAGACCGTGGAATTCAAAGTCCCGGTGGCCAAAGACGGGGAAACCGTCCTAAGCTACACCGTCAGATACAAATGGTAATATTGTAAACTTGCCGTCCGGTCATTTATTTGGGGCTTTTAGTTGCAAAACATCTTGACGCGCCATTTAAATACTGCTATAATTAAAATCTATTTTGCGGAGAAACCAAAATGTACGGCGAAGGTAAAATCAAGGGATACTTAAGGCTGGCCTTGTCCGCTTCCCGGGCCGATCAGCTGGAGGCGGTGATCATGGCGGAGGACTCCCGCCTGACCCGTTTCGCCAACTCATATATCCACCAGAACGTGTCCGAGAGCAATGTCCTGCTTTCCATCCGGGCGGTGATCGGCAAAAAGATAGGGGTGGCCTCCACCAACATCCTGACCCCCGAGGCCATCAAACGGACCGTCAGCCAGGCCTGCCAGATAGCCTCCATCCAGAAGGAGAATCCCGATTTTGTCTCCCTGCCGTCCCCGGTAAAGGCGAAGACCGGGAACTGGAACCTGCTGGTTCCCCGCACCGAAAAATACACGGCCCGGGAGAGGGCCTTGGCGGTAAAGGTGATCTGCGACCGGGCCAACAAATTCGGGGCCAAGGCCTACGGGGCCTTTTCCACCGGGGTGGCGGAGCTGGGCGTCGCCAATTCGCTGGGGATAATGCAGTACAACTGTGCCAGCGACGCCAACATCAATACCGTGGTGATGACCGAAACCGGCTCCGGGTACGGCCAGGGGGCCTCCCGGGACGTGGCCAAGATCAACATCAAACAGATCGCCGAGAGCGCGGTCAAAAAGGCGGTGGAGAGCCAGCATCCGACGGAGCTCAAACCAGGGGTCTATCCGGTGGTGATGGAGGACATGGCTGCGATCACCCTGCTGGAATTTCTCAATTACACCGGCTTCTCGGCCATGGCGGTCCAGGAGGGGCGCAGTTTCATGGGTCTGAACATGGGGAAAAAGATCGTCAGCCCAAAGGTCACCATAGTCGATGATCCCCGCAATAACCACGGCTTTGCCTTTCCCTTCGATTTTGAAGGCGTGCCCAAGCAAAAGGTGACCCTGATCGAAAAAGGCGTGGCCCGTAATGTGGTCTATGACTCATTCACCGCCCACAAGGCCAAGCAGAAGAACACCGGGCATGCCCTGCCGGCCCCGGCATACTATCCGATGGCAGGCAATCTGGAAATGAAGGGCGGGGACTCCTCCCTGGAAAAGATGATCGCCTCCACCGAACGGGGGGTGTACATCACCCGCTTCCATTACTGCAACCTGATAGATCCCATGCAGGTCTCCATAACCGGAATGACCAGGGACGGAACCTTTCTGATAGAGAACGGAAAGATCACCAAACCGGTGAAGAACCTGCGTTTCACCGAAAGCGTGCTGAAGGCCCTATCCAATGTTTCGGCCGTTTCCCGCCAGACCACTCTGGTCACCGAAGGCGGAGGCTACGGGCACCGCTTTGCTGCGGGGACACTGGTTCCAGCCTTGAAAATAGACAAGTTCAACTTTACCGGCAAGACAGATTTTTAAACGCGAATTGTTTTTTTAATCCGCCAAGCGATGCACTGAGCTTAGTCGAAGTGACGCCAAAGTCGCTAAGATTCCCAATAACTCTTTTTTGCCTTTCCCTTTGCATACCAAGGTTCCGGCTTTTACAGGTCATTTTAGAAAAAACGGAGAGATGTCCGAGTGGTCGAAGGAGCACGTCTGGAAAGCGTGTATACCGCAAGGTATCCTGGGTTCAAATCCCAGTCTCTCCGCCATTTTTCGCTTTGCGAAAAATGGCGAGATCTCGCCTGCCACTCCAAAATTGGGACTACAATTTTGGAGTGGCGAGGCGGATCCGCCAGTTAGGTAATATAATGTATTATGTATATGTCCTGCTGAATGAAGATGGAACAAGGACTTATACTGGCGTTACCGACGATGTTAGAAAACGTTTAGCATTGCATAACGCAGGCAGAGTTAAAGCGTCGCGACCGTATCGGCCATATAAAATAGTTCATATTGAGTCGTTTGATACGCTTAAGGAAGCTATGGGAAAAGAAAAATTCTATAAGTCCACAACAGGACGCCGAAGATTAAAAGATATGTTTTTCAAGTAAACCAGCCGTAAATGGCCTTAGAAATGGTCCCTCAGAATAATTTATGTATGACCTCCAAGAGATAGGTTGACTGTTGTGGAGTTTGTTGAAAACATTTCCCGGCCCTTCCATATACGTCTGGCTGTTCAGAATAAACAAACTTTATAGGGAAAAATATATGAAAGCATTGATCACCGGCATCACCGGGCAGGACGGATCGTACCTGGCCGATTTTCTTTTAGCCAAGGGCTACCAGGTCCACGGAATGGTGCGGCGGGCCTCCACCGAAAGCTTTGACCGGATAGAGCACATCAAAGACAAGATCATTTTCCACCAGGCCGACCTGCTGGACCAGTTGTCGCTGATCACCGCCATCAAAGAGTCCCAGCCCGACGAGATCTACAACCTGGCCGCCCAAAGCTTCGTCCCCACTTCCTGGGACCAGCCGGTGCTGACCGGGGAATTCACCGCCCTGGGGGTCACCAGGATGCTGGAGGCGGTCCGGCTGGTCAACCCCAAGATCAAGTTCTATCAGGCTTCCAGCTCCGAGATGTTCGGCAAGGTGCGGGAGACCCCCCAGACCGAGCTGACGCCGTTCCATCCCCGCAGCCCCTACGGGGTGGCCAAGGTCTACGGGCACTGGATCACCATCAACTACCGGGAATCCTACGACATCTTCGCCTGCTCCGGCATCCTGTTCAACCACGAGTCGCCGCGCCGGGGCAAGGAGTTCGTCACCAAGAAGATCACCGACCACGCGGCCCGGATCAAGCTGGGGCTGGCCGATGAGTTGCGGCTGGGCAACCTGGACGCCAAGCGCGACTGGGGATTTGCCGGGGACTATGTAAGGGCCATGTGGCTGATGCTGCAGCAGACCCAGCCGGATGATTACGTGATAGCCACCGGCCGCACCCATTCGGTGAAGGATTTCTGCCAGATCGCCTTCGACCACCTGGGGCTGGATTACAAGAAATACGTCAAGATAGATCCCAAGTTCGTCCGGCCGGCCGAGGTGGACCTGCTGCTGGGCGACCCGGCCAAGGCCCAGAAGAAACTGGACTGGAAGCTGGAGGTATCCTTTGAACAATTGGTGAAGATGATGGTGGACCACGACCTGGAATATTACAAAAAACTGGGCAAGTGAAGTTCTTCATCACCGGCATAGAGGGATTCGTCGGCCACTACCTGGCCCAAAATCTTTTAGATAACGGACACCAGGTGGGGGGGAGTTATATCGATGCCCAGGCCGCTTCCGACCTGACCGAGAAATACAAGCTATATCAGGTTGATCTCCGCCGGCCAGAACAGATAGACAAAGCTTTAAAAGACTTCCGTCCCCAGGCCATTTTTCACCTGGCCGCCCAGAGTTCGCCGGCCCTTTCCTTTAAAAATCCCCAGCTTACATTTGAAGTGAACCTGATCGGCACGGTGAACCTGCTGGAGGTTGTAAGGGGTTTAAGGGAAAAATGCCGCCTGGTGCTGATCAGTTCCTGTGAGGTGTACGGTCCGACGGCCGGTGATAAGCCGCTCTCCGAAACGGAGCCCTATAATCCCATCAGCCCCTATGCTTCCAGCAAGGTGTTTCAGGAGATAACCTGTCTGCAATATTTCCGGACCTATGGACTGGAAACGGTTGTGGTCCGGCCGTTTCCCCACACCGGGCCCGGCCAGCCGGAAACTTTTGCCCTGCCTTCCTTTGCCCGGCAGATAGCCGGGATCGAAAAAGGCAGGCGGGAGCCGGTGATCACGGTCGGCAACCTTTCGGCCCGGCGCGACATCTCCGATGTCCGTGATGTGGTCCAGGCCTACCGGCTGCTGGCCAAAAAGGGGCGCCCGGGAGAGATTTACAACGTCAGCTCCGGCCAGGCGGTCTCCATGGAGGAGGCCCTGAAGCTTATGCTGAAGATGAGCACGGTATCCATAAAGACCGAGACCGACCCATCATTGCTGAGGCCGGCTGATGTTCCTCTGCTGTGGGGCGATCATTCCAAGCTAAAGGCCGAAACCGGGTGGAGACCTTCGTTCCTGCTTAAAGATACCCTGGAGAGCCTGTTGGATTACTGGCGGAAGCGAGACTAAACTTAAAAATATGAGGTGCTAGATGATAGAGGGAGTAAAAGTCAAGAAACTCAAGGTCATCCCCGACGAGCGGGGACGCCTGATGGAGATGCTCCGTTGCGATGATGATCTCTTCACCAAATTCGGCCAGGTCTACTTAAGCACCACCTATCCAGGAGTGGTCAAGGGCTGGCATTATCACAAGCTTCAGGCCGACAACATCGTCTGCGTCAAAGGGATGCTGAAGCTGGTGCTGTATGACGGCCGGGAGAGCTCGGCCACCAAAGGCGAGGTCAGCGAATTTTTCCTGGGCGAGCACAATCCCCTGCTGGTGCAGGTCCCCAAAGGCGTCTATCACGGCTGGAAGTGCATCTCGGAAAACGAGGCCTTTGTCATCAACTGCCCCACCGAACCCTACAACTACAGCCAGCCCGACGAGTACCGGCTGGATCCCCACAGCAGTGACATTCCCTACCAGTGGGAGCGCAAGGACGGCTGATCTAATGGGACAAGGGAACAGAGCATTGGGAATGGATGACAGGGAACTGATGTTTGGAACGGAAAACGACCCTTCGACAGGACTTCGACAGGGCTTCGATAAACTCAGCCTAACAGCTCAACCCGGCGGCTCAGGGCAAATAAACAGCAAATTGAAATAAAATGAATAAAACAATTATGGTCACCGGCGGGGCCGGTTTCATCGGCAGCCATTTTGTGGATCATATGCTGGCCAAGTATCCGGAATGCCGCATCGTGGTATACGACAAGTTGAACTATCGCGGCAATATGGACAACCTCAAGCAGGCCGAGAAAAATTCCCGCTATGCCTTTGTCAAAGCTGACATCTGCGATGCTCAGGCGGTGGGCGAAACGATTGAAAAACACAAGATCGACGTAATTGCAAATTTCGCGGCCGAGACCCACGTCGACCGGTCCATAATGGACCCCGATGCCTTCATCAAGACCGATGTTTACGGCACCTATGTGCTGCTGGAGGCGGTCAACAAATACAAGCTGGAGCGGTTTCACCACGTTTCAACCGACGAGGTCTACGGCCAGGTGATGACCGGGGCCTCAAAGGAAAAAGATCCCTTTGAAGCGCGCAGCCCGTATGCCGCCAGCAAGGCCGGCGCCGAACTGCTGGTATTTGCCTACTTCACGACCTACGGCACCCCGGTAACGATCACCCGCGGGGCCAACAACATCGGGCCGCGCCAGTACCCGGAGAACGCGGTGCCGCTTTTCTGCACCAACGCCATAGACGATCAGCCCCTTCCGATGTACGGCGATGGCAAACAGGTGCGCCAGTACCAGTATGTGATGGACCATGTGGAGGGGATCGAGACGGTGCTGCTGAAAGGCGAGGTGGGCCAAGCATACAACTGCGGGCCGGACAGCGAAACCCCCAACATTGTCATGGCGACCCGGATGCTGGAATTGCTGGGCAAGCCGACCAGCCTGATAAAATACGTAGCCGACCGGCCGGGGCACGACCGGCGCTATTGCATTGACTCATCCAAACTGAAGTCCCTGGGCTGGAAGCCGGGCCACAATTTTGAACAGGCGCTCAAGCTGACGGTCGATTGGTACCGGGACAATGAATGGTGGTGGCGGAAGCTGAAGAGCGGCGAGTACAAAGAATATTACCGTAAATGGTATGGTCAGCGGCTGGCTGATGCCAAGTGATAGGGCTGCCGGATCAAGGGTTACCGAACCAGTTAGGGCGTCATTGAAAAGGGAAATCTTTACGAAAGGCTTTAAGGTAATGGACCTGAAGACCAAGATCGAAGGGCATAAGGCCACAGTGGGCGTGATCGGCCTGGGATATGTGGGCCTGCCGTTGGCTGTTGAGTTCGGCCGGGTAGGCTTTAACGTGGTCGGTATTGACGTTGACCAGAAGAAGGTATCCTCCATCAACTCCGGCAAGAATTACATCGCCGACGTGGACGACCAGGTGCTGAAAAAACTGGTCAGCACGAAAAAGCTCAAGGCCACCGGGGATTACCAGGCGCTTAAACGTTGCGATGCGGTGTTGATCTGCGTCCCCACCCCCTTTACCGCCACCAAGGACCCAGACATCAGTTATATAATTTCAGCAACTAAGGATATTGCCCAATACCTGCACAGGGAGATGCTGGTGGTGCTGATCAGCACCACCTACCCCGAGACCACCACCAAAGTGGTCAAGCCTATCTTGGAGAAGACCTGTTTGAAGGCCGGGAAGGATTTTTACCTGGCCTTTTCTCCGGAGCGGATAGATCCCGGCAACAAGAAATTCGGCATCGCCAACACCCCCACCGTGGTGGGGGGGCTGACCCCCAGATGCGGGGAGCTGGCCGGCCTGCTTTACCGGCAGATCATCGACCAGGTGGTGATGGTCTCCTCGCCCTCGGCCGCCGAGATGACCAAGCTGCTGGAGAACATCTTCCGCAGCGTCAACATAGCCCTGGTGAACGAGCTGGCCTGCCTGTGCGAGAGGATGGAGGGGGTGGACATCTGGGAGGTGGTGGACGCCGCGGCCACCAAACCCTACGGCTACATGCCGTTCTACCCCGGCCCCGGCCTGGGCGGCCACTGCATTCCCATCGATCCCTATTACCTGGCCTGGAAGGCCAAGGAATACGACTTTCATACCGATTTCATAGAGCTGGCGGCCGAGACCAACGAAAACATGCCCTACCACGTGGTGGACAAGGTGATCAGCGCCCTTTCCGACATAGGACTGGCGGCCTCCCGGTCCAAGGTGCTGGTGCTGGGCGTGGCCTTTAAAAAGGACATTGACGACACCCGCAGCAGCCCGGCCATCAAAGTGATAGAGCTTTTGCGGCCCAAGGTAAAGTCGCTGATATACAATGATCCCTGGGTGCCAAAATTTTCGGAGCACGGGATCTCTTTAACTTCGGTTCCATTGACCCAGAAACTGTTAAGGTCGGTGGATTGCGTCCTGATCACCACCAACCATTCCGAATATGATCTGAAGATGATAGTGAAGAATTCCAAATTGGTGGTGGATACCAGGAACGCCACCAAGGGAATAAAAAGCCCCAAAATAGTGAAGATCGGGCGGAAACAATAATCCATGATCGGTTTTAGGCTTACCCTTTGTAATTCATCGGTTTAATGTCTTGACAAATCAAAGTATTTGAGGTAAAATTAGTTATCTGAAAAAACGATAATAATCCAGCAAGGAGCTAAATTAGGGCGCCATTAAAGTTTGAGGTTTCTAAAAAACAGAAGATTTTCGGCCGAACAGCCATTGGTTGTTTTGTTTTTTAGCCTTGGCTTTATAACTAAACAAGCGCCCTGTTTTTATACCTTAGTCACATTTCAACGGCAACAGTAAGGTATCAAAGATCCGGACGCCTAAAATATCGGGCATCCGGATCTTTATTTTGGGAGGAAATCAATGGGAAGATCATTACAGAAGGCGGCAGCACTTGCCCTGGCTTTGCTCTTGAGCGGCGTACCCCAGGCCATTGGCCAGCAGATGATGCCGGTGGAAACCAAGGAGAAGCCGGTCATCAAGGTACAGGTGCTGGGGCAGGTAAAGAATCCCGGAATTTACGCGGTACCTCCCTATGAGAGGGTTTCCACCGCCTTTGCCATGGCCGGAGGCGCCAGCGAACAGGGTTCTTTGCGGACCATCGTCCTGACCAGGCATGGCCAGGCTATTGACACGCTGGACCTTTACAGCTATCTGGCCTTCAACCAGCAATCGGAGAACCCCAAGGTGGAGGATGGGGACATCATATTCATTCCGGTGGTCCAGAACGCAGTGCGGGTGGCCGGCCAGGTCTGGAAGCCCGGAAGCTACGAGGTAAAGCCGGGCGAAAGGCTGATGGATGTGATAACCATGGCCGGGGGCTTTACCCCGGTGGCCACCAAGGAGGACATCAAGATCGAGAACATCGCCCGGCCCGGGGAAGTGGCCAGCATCAGTTATACCAAGCTGGTGATAGACAACGATCAGGCCATGAATGTTCTGCTGAAGGAAGGCGACGTGGTGACAGTGCCCACCGCTCCGACCACGGTGACGGTGGTGGGCCAGGTGCAGAAGGGCGGAACCTTTGTGTTTGAACCGGGAACGGTGATAAGTTACTACCTGGGAATGGCCGGGGGCTACGGAGACAGGGCCAGCACCAGCAATATAAGGATTAACCGCTGGGGCGGAAGGTCACTGAGTGCCAAGGAATCCACCCCGGTGGAGCCGGGCGACGTGGTGATAGTGGGGGAGATGCAGATCAAGGGCTGGCGGGATTACATCTCTGTGACCGGGCAGCTGTTGACCATGTTCTTTATCGTTTGGTCAGTAACAAAGTAACTTTAGCCACAAAACGCACCCTTCGATAAACTCAGGG of bacterium contains these proteins:
- a CDS encoding SLBB domain-containing protein — translated: MGRSLQKAAALALALLLSGVPQAIGQQMMPVETKEKPVIKVQVLGQVKNPGIYAVPPYERVSTAFAMAGGASEQGSLRTIVLTRHGQAIDTLDLYSYLAFNQQSENPKVEDGDIIFIPVVQNAVRVAGQVWKPGSYEVKPGERLMDVITMAGGFTPVATKEDIKIENIARPGEVASISYTKLVIDNDQAMNVLLKEGDVVTVPTAPTTVTVVGQVQKGGTFVFEPGTVISYYLGMAGGYGDRASTSNIRINRWGGRSLSAKESTPVEPGDVVIVGEMQIKGWRDYISVTGQLLTMFFIVWSVTK
- a CDS encoding nucleotide sugar dehydrogenase; its protein translation is MDLKTKIEGHKATVGVIGLGYVGLPLAVEFGRVGFNVVGIDVDQKKVSSINSGKNYIADVDDQVLKKLVSTKKLKATGDYQALKRCDAVLICVPTPFTATKDPDISYIISATKDIAQYLHREMLVVLISTTYPETTTKVVKPILEKTCLKAGKDFYLAFSPERIDPGNKKFGIANTPTVVGGLTPRCGELAGLLYRQIIDQVVMVSSPSAAEMTKLLENIFRSVNIALVNELACLCERMEGVDIWEVVDAAATKPYGYMPFYPGPGLGGHCIPIDPYYLAWKAKEYDFHTDFIELAAETNENMPYHVVDKVISALSDIGLAASRSKVLVLGVAFKKDIDDTRSSPAIKVIELLRPKVKSLIYNDPWVPKFSEHGISLTSVPLTQKLLRSVDCVLITTNHSEYDLKMIVKNSKLVVDTRNATKGIKSPKIVKIGRKQ